The Agrococcus sp. SGAir0287 DNA window GGACGTCGCGGCCCGCACGAGCATCGTCGGGCTCTTCGTCGTCGCAGGCGTCGGTGGGGTCGGCGAGGCCGTGCGCGTGGCGCTCGAGCGCGCGCTGCGGATGCGCACCGCCCTGCGACTCGCCGCCGAGGGCGCGCCGATGCCACCCGCCGCGGAGCGCCGAGAGCTCGTGCGGGGCGCGGTGGGCACGGCGCGGATCCTGTGCGTCGTGCTCGCGTCGATCGCGGCGCTCGTCGCCCTCGTGGCGGGTGGTGCGGGCATCGCCTCCCGTGACGGCGTCCTCGTCGGCGTCGGCGCGATCGCCCTCGTCGTCGGCGGCGCGCACGTCGTCGCCGCGGTGGCGCTGCGCGCGGCGGATGCGGCGTGGCAGGACGCGCTGGGTCGGCTCCGCGCGGCGTGGCCGCGCTTCGACGCCGCCGACGAGGCGACGGGCCCGCGCCTGGCTCGCGAGCGCGCCCTACGGCCGCGGCATGAGCGTCGTCGCAGCCGGCATCCGGGAGCCCGCGGAGTGTTCGACCGCCTCGCGAGCGTCGTCGCCGTCGGCCTGCCCGTGGCGTTCGGCATCGTCGTGCTGGGCGTCTTCCTCCGCAAGCAGTGCCGCACCTGCGAGCCCGTGACGTACGACCCGTGGGGCGAGCGCGCGGTCGACGGCGTCGCGGCCGTCGGGCTCGTCGCCTTCGTCACGATGCTGTCGCTGGCAGGGCTGCTGGGCGTCGTGTGGCTGGTCGGCGAGACGGTGCGCGAGGCGGCGGCGGCACGGCGCGCGGCGACGGATGCGCTGCCGCCGGCCGAGTGGCTCGACCACGCGATCGCGTGGCCGCGCGCGCTCGAGCTCGTCGGCCGCGTCGTCGGCACGGTCGCGGCGGCGCTCGCGATGCTCGTCGTCGCCGCCGAGCTCGGCCCGGGCATCGCGAATCCGTCGCCCGAGCGGCTCGCGATCGTCGAGGGCTGGCGCGGGCTCGGTCCCTGGGCGCTCGCCGCGGCCGTCGGCGCCCTCGCGCTCGGCGTCCTCGGCGCCGTGCAGGCGCAACGCTGGCGTGCGGTGGTGCTGCCGAGCATGCGGCACGATCCGCTCGTCGGCAGGATGCGAGGATGACCGTCTTCGCGCCCGCGCTCGACTGCGGCTACCACCGGGCGGGGCTGTGCCACTCGTGCACGCGCATCGACGACGCCTACGACGCCCAGCTCGCTCGCAAGCAGCTCGGCGCCGAGGCCGCGGCGCCCGGCGCCGCATGGCTCGCGCCGCACGCGTCCGCCATCTCGGCCTTCCGCAACAAGGCGAAGATGGTGGCGGGCGGCACCGTCGACGCGCCGACGCTCGGCATCCTCGACGGCGAGCGCCGCGGCATCGACCTGCGCGCGTGCCCGCTGCACGAGCAGCCGATCCGGGACGCGCTGCCGCACCTCGCGGCCCTCGTCACCGACGCGCGCATCCCGCCGTACGACGTGCCCGAGCGGCGCGGCGAGCTCAAGCACGTGCTCGTGACCGCGAGTCCCGACGCGGAGCTCATGGTGCGGTTCGTGCTGCGCTCGACGGAGGCCGTGCCGCGCATCGCCAAGCGGATGGACGCGCTGCGCGAGCGCATCCCCGGCCTCGTCGTCGCGTCGGCGAGCATCCTGCCCGAGCACAAGGCCGTCGTGGAGGGCGACGTCGAGGTGCCGCTCACGGATCGGCAGTCGCTCACGATGCGGCTGAACGACGTGCCGCTGCGCCTGCGACCCGGCGGCTTCTTCCAGACGAACTCCGCGGTCGCGGCAGCCCTCTACCGGGAGGCGGCGACGTGGATCGACGAGGTCGACCCCGCCTCCGTCGCCGACCTGTACTGCGGCGTCGGAGGCTTCGCGCTGCACGCCGCGCGCCCGCATCGCGACGTCGTCGGCGTCGAGACGAGCGCCGAGGCCATCGCGGGCGCGATCGAGACGGCCAGCGCCATGGGATCGTCGGCGCGCTTCGCGGTCGGCGACGCGACCGCTGCGGACGATCGGACCGTCGACGCCGCCCTCGTCGTCGTGAATCCGCCGCGGCGCGGCATCGGCGCGCTCGCGGCGAGGCTCGAGGCGTCGGCCGCCCGCCACGTCGTCTACTCGAGCTGCAATCCCGCGACGCTCGCGCGCGACCTCGCTGCCATGCCGTCGCTGCGGCCCGTGCGGGCGCGGATGTTCGACATGTTCCCGCACAACGACCACGCCGAGGTGCTCGTGCTGCTCGAGCGCCGCTGACGCGCAGGACGCGGCACGAGCGCGTCACCTCGCCCTGCTAGCGTGCGCTCGTGCCGACCTCCGCCCGCACCTCGTGACCGCGCTCGAACGACGCCTCGGCGTGCCCGGCGCGATGGTGGTGGGGCTGTGCGCCATGCTCGGCGCGGGCGTCTTCTTCGTCTGGACGCCAGCCGTCGCCGTCGCGGGGCAGTGGCTCTGGCTCGCGCTCGTGCTCGCCGCGGCCGTCGCGATCGCGAACGCGCTGTCGACGGCGCAGCTCGCAATGCGGCATCCGGTCTCCGGCGGCGGCTACGCCTACGCGCGCGCCGAGCTCTCGCCCACGACGGGCTTCGCCGCCGGCTGGCTGTTCCTCACGGGCAAGACGTGCTCGGCGGCTGCGATCGCCCTCGTCGCCGCCTCGCACCTGTGGCCGGGATGGGAGCAGCCGATCGCGATCGCGGCGATCGTCGTGCTCGCGCTCGCGAACGCGCAGGGCATCCGCGTGACCGCGTGGATCACGTGGGTCGTGGTCGCGCTCGCGCTCGCCGGCATCGCGCTCGCGCTGACGTGGACGGCGCTGGGCCTGCCGTCGGCGGCCGGCGGATGGGCCTGGACGGCGTACGCCCCGCTGTCCGACTCGACGTTCGTCATGGCCGGCGGCGAGGGCTGCTCGTTCGGGCTCGTCGGCGGCGCGGAGGCGGCACGCGCCGCGTGCAGCGACGTCGGCGCGCTCGCGACGCCCGCCGGACCGCTCGCGGTGCTGCAGGGCGCCGGATTGCTGTTCTTCGCCTTCGCCGGCTACGCGCGCATGGCGACGCTCGGCGAGGAGGTGCGCGACCCGCGTCGCACCCTGCCCCTCGCGATCCTCGGCGCGCTCGGCATCGTGCTGGCCATCTACGCCCTCGTCGCGTGGGCGACGACGACCGCGTACGCCGACGCGATCCTGTGGCCCGAGACGCCCGTCGCCTCGCTCGTCGGCGATCCGGCGCTGCACCGGGTGCTGCTCGTCGTCGCTGCCATCGCGTGCCTCGGCTCGCTCATGGGGATCCTCGCCGGACTCTCGCGCACGAGCCTCGCGATGGCGCGGGACGGCGAGCTGCCCGGCCCGCTCGCGCGCATCTCCGCGCGCACGAAGGCGCCGGCGGTCGCCGAGGGGGCGATGGCGGCGCTCGCGATCGTGCTCGTGCTCGTCGCGCCGCCCGTCGTGCTCGTCGCCCTCTCGTCGACGTCGGTGCTCGCGTACTACGGCATCGGCCACGTCGGCGCGCTCCGCATGCGGCGCACGCTGCGCCTCGCGGCCGCGGACGCCGACTCGAGCGACGGCGGCGCCCGGCGGCGCGAGGCGTGGGTGCCGGCGTGGGTCTCGCTCGTCGGCCTCGTGCTGTGCGCGCTGCTCGTCGTCACGCTGCCCTGGTACGGCGTCGTCGCCTCTGCGCTGTGGCTCGCCCTGGCGCTCGGCATCCGCGCCGTCCGGCTGCGTCGCGCCGCCGACTGACCTGCGCCGCGTCGCACGCGCATGCGAACGAGCGGGCCGGATCCCATGGGGAGGATCCGGCCCGCTCGCGTCTCACGGGAGGGGTGGCGTCAGCGCACGCCCGCGCTCACCCGCACCGCCTCGGTCGCCGTCTGCGGCGTGCCGGAGCCCGCGCCGTGCGCGTCCTCCATCGTCGCCTCGTCGAACGGGTCGCGCTTGGCGAGCACGTTCGCGACGCGACCGTGGTCGATCTGCCGCGTCCAGGTGCCGATGAGCACCGTCGCGACGGCGTTGCCGGTGAAGTTCGTGAGCGCGCGCGCCTCCGACATGAAGCGGTCGATGCCCACGATGACGCCCACGCCGTCGACGAGGTCGGGGCGGTAGGTCTGCAGGCCGGCGGCGAGGGTCGCGAGACCGGCGCCGGTGACGCCTGCGGCGCCCTTGGAGGCGATGATCATGAACAGCAGCAGGCCGATCTGCTCGGGGATCGACATCGGCACGCCCATGCCCGTCGCGATGAACAGCGATGCCATCGTGAGGTAGATCGCGGTGCCGTCGAGGTTGAACGAGTACCCGGTCGGCACCGTGATGCCGACGACCGGCTTCGACACGCCCATGTGCTCGAGCTTCGCCATGAGGCGGGGGAGCGCCGACTCCGACGACGACGTCGAGACGATGAGGAGGTACTCCTTGCCCAGGTACGCCATGAGCGTGAAGATGTTGACCCGCGCGACGACCCACAGGAGCGTGCCGAGCACGCCGACGATGAAGACGACGCACGTGGCGTAGAAGGCGAGCATGAGGGTCGCGAGGGCGCCGATGGCCGCCCAGCCGGTCTCGCCGACGACGCCGGCGATGGCGCCGAACGCGCCGATGGGTGCGAGCCACAGGATCATCGTGAGGATGCGGAACACGAGCGTCTGGATGAGGCCGAGCGTCTCGAGCAGCGGCTTGCCGCGGTCGCCCATCTTCTGCAGCGCGAAGCCGACGAGCAGCGCGACGAAGAGGACCGGCAGCACGTGGCTGCCCGTGAGCGCCGACACGAGCGTCGTCGGGATGATGCCGAACATCGGGCCGCCCTCCTCGGCGGCCGGGGCGTCGTACTCGGCGGACGCGATGTTGAGGCCCTCGCCGGGGTGCACGAAGTTGCCGACCACGAGGCCGATCGCGAGCGCGAAGGTCGACATGACGACGAAGTAGCCGAGCGCGAGGCCGCCGACCTTGCCGACCGTCGCGGCCTTCGCGATCGAGCCGATGCCGAGCACGATCGTGCAGAAGATGACGGGGGCGATCATCATCTTGATGAGCGCGACGAACGCGGTGCCGA harbors:
- a CDS encoding methyltransferase domain-containing protein, which translates into the protein MTVFAPALDCGYHRAGLCHSCTRIDDAYDAQLARKQLGAEAAAPGAAWLAPHASAISAFRNKAKMVAGGTVDAPTLGILDGERRGIDLRACPLHEQPIRDALPHLAALVTDARIPPYDVPERRGELKHVLVTASPDAELMVRFVLRSTEAVPRIAKRMDALRERIPGLVVASASILPEHKAVVEGDVEVPLTDRQSLTMRLNDVPLRLRPGGFFQTNSAVAAALYREAATWIDEVDPASVADLYCGVGGFALHAARPHRDVVGVETSAEAIAGAIETASAMGSSARFAVGDATAADDRTVDAALVVVNPPRRGIGALAARLEASAARHVVYSSCNPATLARDLAAMPSLRPVRARMFDMFPHNDHAEVLVLLERR
- a CDS encoding APC family permease, which gives rise to MTALERRLGVPGAMVVGLCAMLGAGVFFVWTPAVAVAGQWLWLALVLAAAVAIANALSTAQLAMRHPVSGGGYAYARAELSPTTGFAAGWLFLTGKTCSAAAIALVAASHLWPGWEQPIAIAAIVVLALANAQGIRVTAWITWVVVALALAGIALALTWTALGLPSAAGGWAWTAYAPLSDSTFVMAGGEGCSFGLVGGAEAARAACSDVGALATPAGPLAVLQGAGLLFFAFAGYARMATLGEEVRDPRRTLPLAILGALGIVLAIYALVAWATTTAYADAILWPETPVASLVGDPALHRVLLVVAAIACLGSLMGILAGLSRTSLAMARDGELPGPLARISARTKAPAVAEGAMAALAIVLVLVAPPVVLVALSSTSVLAYYGIGHVGALRMRRTLRLAAADADSSDGGARRREAWVPAWVSLVGLVLCALLVVTLPWYGVVASALWLALALGIRAVRLRRAAD
- a CDS encoding cation:dicarboxylate symporter family transporter; translated protein: MATTPTTSTSKHRARFATHGLYVAVIIAVVLGAAVGLIWPEVGVALKPIGTAFVALIKMMIAPVIFCTIVLGIGSIAKAATVGKVGGLALGYFVVMSTFALAIGLVVGNFVHPGEGLNIASAEYDAPAAEEGGPMFGIIPTTLVSALTGSHVLPVLFVALLVGFALQKMGDRGKPLLETLGLIQTLVFRILTMILWLAPIGAFGAIAGVVGETGWAAIGALATLMLAFYATCVVFIVGVLGTLLWVVARVNIFTLMAYLGKEYLLIVSTSSSESALPRLMAKLEHMGVSKPVVGITVPTGYSFNLDGTAIYLTMASLFIATGMGVPMSIPEQIGLLLFMIIASKGAAGVTGAGLATLAAGLQTYRPDLVDGVGVIVGIDRFMSEARALTNFTGNAVATVLIGTWTRQIDHGRVANVLAKRDPFDEATMEDAHGAGSGTPQTATEAVRVSAGVR